The DNA segment GCATTGTGTTAAATTCTTCAAGGAAGTATATCTCATTTAACACTCAAAACAACTATCTTAAAGTAGGGAGTATCTGTCCCATTGCACAGACGAAGAAGCTGAGAATCAGGAAGCTaaatgacttacccaaggtcacacagcttagcAAATAACAGAAATGGCCTTCCAATTTAGGTCTGCATGGCCTTAAGTACACACTTAACTATGCTGCCTCCAACAATGCTCACCTCAGCACTGTGATTACTAAGCTCATCATGTTGCCCAGATCCCAgatcactttctttcctttttaggcatttatttattcatctgcctATCCATTCAATGAACATATATTACATCCCCACTCTATGCCAGGCACAGAGGACAGAACAGTGAACAAGATGGGCGCAGGCCCTTATCTCATAAACAATGCATTTTACAAACCAATAAATCGTCAGCCTTGGGAAGAGTAAGGATGCAAACTCATTTTTCTGGTTGAGTCAGAGGCTCTGAAACTTCCTAAATGCCATGGTCACTTTCTGGAAGCTTCAAAGTCTAAACTCCTGGCATACAGACTCTGATTTTAATATTACAAAAGCATATTCTCAGCCTaaagttttgtttattctttaagaaaaggaaagacgTTATCTCCCATTTACCTTTGCTCCTttatgaaaaggaattttaaaaccaCACTGGTGGAGCTACTAAGTAAACTACACATACAATATTTTCTAGTGTAAATCTACTTTCTGCTTCCATACAATTACTTTTCTTGGCTTAAATGATAAGACTGTCTgacttctaacttttttttttaacttcatcttACAGAGAAAATGATCAATCAACTAAAGCCCTACTGGGTTATCACAGCTTATTTTCACGTAGATTGACATCAACCAAGATGGGTGGGACAGATGGAGGAAGTTACAGTGTGTTTCCTAGAGGACCCAAGACTGGCAGAGCAGGTTGATGATCTTAAAAGTATACAAACTTAATATTTACCATCTAGCATGTTTTATGTGCCTGACACAGTGCTTAGTACTCTACACGCACAATATCTTTTCATCTTCACCACCgcgttgttcttgttcagtcactaagtcatgtccgactctgcacacagcaccagtctttccaatgaatttgcagggttgatttcctttaggattgactggtttgatttccttgctgtccaaaggattctcaagagtcttctccaacactacagttcgaaagcatcagttcttcagcactcagccttctgcatggtccaactctcacatccatacatgactactggaaaaaccattttgactacacggacctttgtcagcaaagtgatgtctctgctttttaatacactgtctagagctgtcactgcttttctttgaataactaagcatcttttaattccatggctgcagtcactgtgtgCACAGTactattattttcccatttttcaaatgaagaagtCTCAGAGAGGTAttttgtccaagatcacatagctattAACTGGAGAACCCGAGATTCAAATCACGTCTACTTCCAGAGCTAAGGATTCATCCGTGATCGAGTCCTGCTTTCTTCAGGTGGAAGAGAGATTTCATTTGTCCGATGTTCAAAGTTGGTTTAGGAACCTCAAAGACCCTTGGAACTCGTACTTGTAAAGGCTCCTCTCCACTTCATAACAAGCATATGTACCCACATTCCACGTTAAAGAAATGGTGTGTACAACTACACACAAGCTGACTTGCAGGTAATTAACTGGTATAATGTTACATATTATAGTCAtaccattaaataaataaactaattaattaactaattaaatacTAATTAAtttcaacttttcattttatattcgtAGTTTGGAgccattgcctttttttgtttaagtattttctcaggcCTTTGAAAAGCTCAGAGATTGTAGGCACTCTCCCTATATTCCCAGGTACAAAAGATGGCCCCATTCTGTTGCCCTAAAGGGAAGGAACAAACTAGTAAAACCTGAAGTGAAGGCCACTTCTGGTTATGGTACAGACACCTCAAAAAACGTGCACGCCTTGTGAGGAAGCTACTTCTCCATCTGGGAAGGTGTGTGGTCACACAGCAAATGCCCACTTGGGCGTGACATTGTAAAGAGCACTGAAACCCATGATGGGTAAGTGGGACTCCCACCATTCCCTTCAAGGTCTACAGTCGtggaattctttaaaatataacaatGACATATGATAAACACTTGGTATGATTCGATTAGCTCACTATTTGGGTGATCATCTGTTTCCACCATATTTAACTTCCTTACTAATCGCATGAGAGATCTTGGTACCCAGTGACTAAAGAACCAACAAAAAGATTCAACCTCTAGAGCACtgacattaatatttaaaataactaataTGTGAGTGCTTTGTCTGGGCAGGGCACTATGCATTATGCTTAGTGCTTTACATGTGTCATCACATCAATCTTTACAATAGTCTTATGACATAGGCACTGGAAATTAGCCTCATTATAGAGGTAAGGAAATTGAGCCTCACAGAGTTTGAGCAACAAAACTGAGTTTATAAAACTAACACAAAAAGCTGACATTAGAACCCATTCTGCCTATCACTGAAGCGCTGTGCTGTGCTGTTgttccagtcatgtccaactcttggcaaccgtatggaccatagcctgacaggctcctatgtccatgggattctccaggcaagaatactgaagtgggttgccatgtccttctccaggggatcttcctgacccagggattgaaccttcatctcttgtgtctcctgcatttcagtcaggttctttacccacagagtcacctgagaagcccatcacTGAAGAAGTACTTAATTGCAACCTCATTCTGCCTCTAGATCTTACTGAAAATGACAATAGCTAACATGCACTGAGTATGTACCATGATCAGACTCTGGGCTAAGCACTCTAGACACACTTCCTTATTTAAATCTGAGAGATTTAATAGATTAGGATTGGAATTTACGTATTATTAAattttagggctttcctggttgctcagtggtaaagaatccacctgccaattcagaatatgtgagttcaattcctgggtctggaagatcccctggagaaggaaacggcagcccacactagtattcttgcttgggaaatctcatggataggagcttgatgggctacagtccatgtggtcaaaaaAGAGGCAAacatgacttaggaactaaacaacaaccaccacctcaTTTTACTGAATCAAAGACTATGCTTTGGAGAGTTTAGAGAGACCAGAACTCCTCCCTGATCAACGTGACTTGAGGTCTGCTCTGTCAACCTTATCTTCTTTCTAGAGCACTGTGGAAAATACCTGTTGAAATACTTGAAGGTTTTAGCTGTTCCTTCTGAGGTCAGAATCTGAGGAAGATGATGGACTTTATTCCAGTTAGAAGAACTCTTGAAATAGCCTAATCCAAATTATCCCAAACATGGACTGGGGCCAATACCTGACAAAACATCATCAGTACAGGAGTAAATCAGAaaataataaggaaacataaTGAGTTTTTCATTAAACTTATATAagagtatccttttttttttttttaaacacggGGATGTCAATAGtagaaatctttttttcccttgtttggCAAAATACGAAGCTCATCAAAAATCTTTTTCAGGAGTCTGGAATTATTGGGTGGTGAAATCCAAGTCTCTGAACTCATTCCTCAGACAGAAGAGGAAGCTGCTAccaggagaagtgaaaggctttggcTCAGGTAGAGGGCTACTCATGACTAATTCAGAATCCTAGCCTGGGGCTCTTTTTTCCCAGCATATTTTTACCTTCACCCCTTCCTTACCCCTGTCACTATCTTGGGTGCACAGAAATATCCGTGCCTCCACTCAAactattttctcatattttcccCATATTCTAAATCCTCTGAACTCAGAAACCAACTAAAGGTTTCCTCCTATACACCATGTGTAATTACCTGAGACCGGTCCCTTTGTGGTGAGCATCCTTGGAAAGGCTGTAGTGATGTCCCTCCATGGAGTCCAAGCTGGGGTGACCTTGGCTAAAGTCAGAAACCAACGTAAGGATGAGGCTTCTCTGACAGCAGAAAAGtggcaacagaaaaaaaattgtaaacacAACAATAGAAGAGAAACACATGCTAAACTTCCAAACCTACCTGAACACCTTTGTTGAGAGTATATGACACTCAGAATGTCTGACAGAGGTGTGTTACATCATTATTATCACAGTCTAATTGTTAATAATAAAACTTAGAGCCATAGTAAATGCTTTCCACAAAACATCTCATAAAATCCTCCCACTGGCCTCTAGGGTAGGTAGTATTATATTTTATAGAGGAAGAGGTCACAGAGTTTAAATAACTTGACCAAGATTACACAGCTGGTAAGAAGCAGTGTCAAATTTGAACTTATCAACCACTAAGTACACACTCTATAAGCATTAAAACATGAAAGCATACGTGCCCCCTCTTCCCCACACGTGCAGAgtccagtggttctcaatcttGGCTGCACATGGGGGAGAATCATTGGGGGTAGACTTTGTAAAACTCCCATGCTCAGGCTCCATCCACCTCCAGAAATGCTGATTTCCCTGGTTCAGGGCTGGAGCCCAAGCATCTGTGGGAGTCAAAAGGgtccccaggtgattccaatgACCAGTCAGGTACTCAGACCACTGATCTAGCACTTTCCTTCATTCTATGGCCATGAGGTTCAAAATAGATGGAGGGAATTAAACACGGTTGGACCCGTTAAACTTTAGGTCTTAGGGACCCAACTGGAGGGCTGTAATTGGGAAGACCAAAGGTGAGATCAGTCAGTGTATTTAATATGATCCACAGGCAAATCTCATTCAGAAAGAAGGTATGCAAAAGTCTACTCACCTGGTTTGATGATCAACTCCAGGTTTGATTTTCGATCATTCATTAGACCTGGGAATTGGATCCGGCAGCAATAGGTCCCACTGTCAGCTAAGGTCACATTCTTTATGGTTAAGGTCACGTCTCCTTTGTGCAAATCCCTCTTTAGTAGGTATCTGCTGGATGTCTGATAGGTCATGCTCCTTCCATCAGTCCTGAGCACCAAACTGTAACATTCAAACACAGGGCAGGGTCCCTTGCCCCAGCACACAGGCATGAGATTCTCAGTGGTAGCTGGAGAATAGGTGCAGGGCAGATCAGCATTCTGACCCACCTGAGACACATATGCCCCTTTCAAAGAACCTGCataaagagggaaagagagcagTGAGAGAGGTTGGTCCACTTCAAGAAAACTGCAAGCAATGCTTTGCAGAATAAAGAGGAAATCACTGCTGCTGTCCTGCTTGGAGAACAGTTCACTATAGCAATGATTCTCAGACTCAAGGGGCACCAGAATCACCAGAAAGCCTTGTTCAAACAGAGAGAGCTGGGCTCAACTGCTAGAGTTCCCCATTCAATAGTTCTTGGGTGGGGCCCAAGAAttatatttctaacaagttcccaggacACATATCTCAGGATATGGCTCATCTTAGAACCTCACTTTAAGAACCAGTGCCCAAGGAGAGAATCATGGCCTGGTCCTGTGAACATCGAAGGGCACTGCTGATGGAAACAGATAATCAGCAGTGGGTCACTGTCAGCCAGGAAAAGAGCTCACCCATTTAGGCTAGTCGTCTATTCACAAACTCAGGGCAGTTATCCTAACACaaaactcttctttttttcttaaccaaGGACCAGTCACATAATGAATAAAAACCCTTGGCTGAATAAGAAGTTAATGTATGGCTGTTCTGaggtttaaaatttatataaactaCACactaatatacacacatattcaaGCAGTATAAAAAGCATATGACAACTCTCCCATACCCTGCTCTTTTCCATTTCCCAGCTCCCTTTCCCAGAGAAGCATTCATGTATTCCCACTCCCCTgtgacacacacaaaaacaagtcCAATGTATCCATTTTTCTGCTCCTTGCTTTCTTCAATTAACATTATGATTTAAAGACATCTCATATCATTATGTTTCATCAGCTTTGCTATTTGTATCATGGATATATCACAATTTCTTTACCCACCTTCTGCTGGTGGATATTTAGGTTTCTTCCAAGCTTTTGCTTATTACAATGACCATCCTTGCATCTTTATCTTGTACTATCCAACTGCAAAAATCCAGACTTACTTGTAAGCAGTAGCAGCATGAGCAGGACACAGTCAAAAAGAAGATGTGAAAACATGGGTTCTGAAGAAGAAAGTCAAACAATGGCTGTTTGGGTGCCGTTTCAATTCTCCAATCGAACTGAGTATTTCCTGGAACTGTCTCTCCTCCCAAGTCACAGGAGCAGTGGCCACTCTGCAGACTGCTGGCCCAGCACAGCAGGCATTTGACTACCAATCACTGCTCTCTTAACACTGTCATCTACGATGACAGCAAAGGAAATGCCAGTTCTCTCTCATGCTAGACCACACACATCCTGTGAAGACTGACATTTACCCTGTCCTCATCAACGAAGAGGAAACAATACTCAGAGGAAGAAAACTGTTACTCTGTCAAGTGTCTCTTGGCAAGTAGAGTAAACCTTCTACTATCTCCAGTGAAATAATAGTCCTCGGTCTGAAATGGACAGTGTTCCCTGGGAACACAGGTAGAAATATATCACTCATACATTCATTCAGTCAAGTCAGTCAGCTGGTGAGTTCTGTGACCAATGTTTATGAAGCATCTGCTACTTGTCAGGAACTGGACTAGGAGCTGGGAGATACCACCATGAATGAATGGcctgattctttatttttttttttttttttttccttttggccatgccatgtgacttgtaggatcttagttccctgacctgggatagaacccatgccccctgcattgaagtgtgcattcttaaccactgaactgccagggaaatcccagtccTGTTCCTTATCCTCACATTTAGCTGCCCTTTCTACTCCAATCATGAAACTAGTTCTTAGCCTTGCTTTAATACAAACTGAGCTATGTCATATAAGCTTACTAGATTGGCCTCcccatttataaaatgtataacatAAGGAAATTGTGTTAGGTGATATATGAACAGCTGCTCTAATATTCTGACTTTGACCTGAACTTTCAAACTCTTCCATCACGGAAAAATGCATTCCTTCCTGTAATGATTCTTTCCCCCTCCTGTTGGGGGAACTGAAGGCACCTCGATATTCTATTTCCTCCCATATACGCTAGATGTCCCCTCTCCTTCCATTCCAGGGGCTTTGGGCATCAATTGCCAGAAAGTGTTGAACCACACTCTCCATTATTGAGATTAACATCTCAGACTCAAACAGTCTCAACTCTGGGAGAGTGACTTTTGTCTGGAAATCTTAAAAGCAAACATCTATTTATAAAAGGGAAGTGAGCTCTCAGATGGAATAGTTTCTGAAAACCCTTTGGTCTTCCTCTATCTTCTCTGCCTGAATTTCCTTGTCACTCACTTTAAACATTACTAAATGCATTTATTATAAATATCCAGCTTGTTCTGTGTGTGTACCTTTATAGTGCCACAAAGTTAGTGGTGACTCAGGAGATCATGTTCAATTTCTTTATGGtatatacccactccagtgttcttgcctggagcatcccagggacaggggaacctggtgggctgccgtctctggggtcgcacagagtcggacacgactgaagtgacttaacagcagcagcatagacaaggaaactgagacctgAAAAGACCAATTTGCCCAAAGGTATATGACTGTTCATTTCAAGCAAGAACACGAGTTTCCCTAAGAACCAGATTGTTTTCCCACTGCAAATATGTTTCATAAATTTCATATTTGTCCTTACTATGTCTGCCCACATACCTAATAACATCAAGCAAATGTACATATTCAAGTGTAAGGTAGATTTGATTAAACATGGGGTCAGAGGTTAGATTTACTAACAGCATGCATGAGTCCAGGCAAAACTGTTAAAAGTTTCAGGCTTCAC comes from the Bubalus kerabau isolate K-KA32 ecotype Philippines breed swamp buffalo chromosome 1, PCC_UOA_SB_1v2, whole genome shotgun sequence genome and includes:
- the LOC129636822 gene encoding hepatitis A virus cellular receptor 2, producing the protein MFSHLLFDCVLLMLLLLTSKSGFLQLDRAYVSQVGQNADLPCTYSPATTENLMPVCWGKGPCPVFECYSLVLRTDGRSMTYQTSSRYLLKRDLHKGDVTLTIKNVTLADSGTYCCRIQFPGLMNDRKSNLELIIKPAKVTPAWTPWRDITTAFPRMLTTKGPVSETQTLETLHDKNQTEISTLATELQDMGATTRTGLYIGAGVSAGLALILISGGLILKWYSDRKEKIQNSSLITLANLSPSGLANTAAEGMHPEENIYTIEENVYEVEDPYECDCSVNSGQQS